From the genome of Fundulus heteroclitus isolate FHET01 chromosome 7, MU-UCD_Fhet_4.1, whole genome shotgun sequence, one region includes:
- the rpl24 gene encoding 60S ribosomal protein L24 → MKVELCSFSGYKIYPGHGRRYARIDGKVFQFLNAKCESAFLSKRNPRQINWTVLYRRKHKKGQSEEVTKKRTRRAVKFQRAITGASLAEILAKRNQKPEVRKAQREQAIRAAKEAKKAKQAAKKPAAPSAKTSAKTAQKPKIAKPMKPNAPRVGGKR, encoded by the exons ATGAA GGTCGAGTTGTGCAGTTTTAGCGGGTATAAAATATACCCCGGCCATGGCCGCCGATATGCCAGGATAGACGGAAAG gtCTTCCAGTTTTTGAACGCCAAGTGCGAGTCTGCCTTTCTGTCCAAGAGGAACCCCCGACAGATCAACTGGACTGTGCTGTATAGACGCAAGCACAAGAAGGGCCAGTCT GAAGAGGTGACAAAGAAGCGTACCCGCCGCGCAGTGAAGTTCCAGAGGGCCATCACTGGCGCCTCCTTGGCTGAGATTCTGGCCAAGAGGAACCAGAAACCCGAGGTCCGTAAGGCCCAGAGGGAGCAGGCCATCAG AGCTGCCAAGGAGGCCAAGAAGGCAAAGCAGGCCGCCAAGAAGCCCGCTGCGCCAAGTGCAAAG ACCTCTGCTAAGACGGCACAGAAACCCAAGATCGCCAAGCCCATGAAGCCCAACGCACCTCGTGTCGGAGGAAAACGCTAA
- the LOC118563709 gene encoding mitochondrial pyruvate carrier 2-like encodes MFKWGLVMAGLADMTRPAEKLSTSQSAVLTATGLIWSRYSLVIIPKNWNLFAVNFFLGSAGASQLYRIWSYDQEQKAKAKEAAES; translated from the exons ATGTTTAAATGG GGCCTGGTCATGGCTGGTTTGGCTGATATGACTCGACCAGCAGAAAAACTCAGTACCTCCCAGTCTGCAGTGCTGACGGCCACGG GGCTCATCTGGTCCAGATATTCACTGGTTATTATCCCGAAGAACTGGAACCTTTTCGCTGTGAACTTCTTCCTCGGCAGCGCGGGAGCGTCCCAGCTTTACAGGAtctggag TTACGATCAGGAGCAGAAGGCCAAGGCTAAAGAGGCAGCCGAGTCCTGA
- the LOC105927519 gene encoding 60S ribosomal protein L24, with amino-acid sequence MKVELCSFSGYKIYPGHGRRYARIDGKVFQFLNAKCESAFLSKRNPRQINWTVLYRRKHKKGQSEEVTKKRTRRAVKFQRAITGASLAEILAKRNQKPEVRKAQREQAIRAAKEAKKAKQAAKKPAAPSAKTSAKTAQKPKIAKPMKPNAPRVGGKR; translated from the exons ATGAA GGTCGAGTTGTGCAGTTTTAGCGGGTATAAAATATACCCCGGCCATGGCCGCCGATATGCCAGGATAGACGGAAAG gtCTTCCAGTTTTTGAACGCCAAGTGCGAGTCTGCCTTTCTGTCCAAGAGGAACCCCCGACAGATCAACTGGACTGTGCTGTATAGACGCAAGCACAAGAAGGGGCAATCT GAAGAGGTGACGAAGAAGCGTACCCGCCGCGCAGTGAAGTTCCAGAGGGCCATCACTGGCGCCTCCTTGGCTGAGATTCTGGCCAAGAGGAACCAGAAACCCGAGGTCCGTAAGGCCCAGAGGGAGCAGGCCATCAG AGCTGCCAAGGAGGCCAAGAAGGCAAAGCAGGCCGCCAAGAAGCCCGCTGCGCCAAGTGCAAAG ACCTCTGCTAAGACGGCACAGAAACCCAAGATCGCCAAGCCCATGAAGCCCAACGCACCTCGTGTCGGAGGAAAACGCTAA
- the mpc2b gene encoding mitochondrial pyruvate carrier 2: MAALRASYHRILDRIEHILPAKLRPIYNHPAGPKTVFFWAPMFKWGLVMAGLADMTRPAEKLSTSQSAVLTATGLIWSRYSLVIIPKNWNLFAVNFFLGSAGASQLYRIWSYDQEQKAKAKEAAES; encoded by the exons ATGGCTGCGTTAAGAGCGTCCTACCACAGGATTCTGGACCGGATCGAGCACATACTGCCCGCCAAGCTGAGACCGATCTACAACCACCCGGCAG GTCCAAAGACGGTTTTCTTCTGGGCCCCGATGTTTAAATGG GGCCTGGTCATGGCTGGTTTGGCTGATATGACTCGACCAGCAGAAAAACTCAGTACCTCCCAGTCTGCAGTGCTGACGGCCACGG GGCTCATCTGGTCCAGATATTCACTGGTTATTATCCCGAAGAACTGGAACCTTTTCGCTGTGAACTTCTTCCTCGGCAGCGCAGGAGCGTCCCAGCTTTACAGGAtctggag TTACGATCAGGAGCAGAAGGCCAAGGCTAAAGAGGCAGCCGAGTCCTGA